The genomic segment CTTCAGATTCAGCTTTTTGTAACTGCGTAATGCCAAGGGAAGCAAGATAAGTCCGCCGATCAACACCCTTAGTCCGGCGAAAAGCAGAGGAGACGCGAACTCGAGCGCATATTTGGACAGCGGACCGTTCACTCCCCACAGTGTTACCAGAATCGCTAAATAGACGATTGTACGCACTCGTGAAAGTTGCGGCATAAACGTTCAACTCCTGTTGTAGTATAGTGCTCCCTATGATACAATCCCCCTCGAGATAAATAAAATGAATTGTAATCATGTAGGTGATACCAATAACGTTATGACAAATTCGCAGATAATGGCGTTTGTGAAAATCGCAGAGATCGGTAACTTTACAAAAGCAGGAGAGCTATTGAATATGACGCAGCCCGCAGTAAGCCGCGCCATATCCACGCTGGAATCGGAATTGGGAGTCATCCTCGTTATTCGGGATCGAAGGAACGGAATTCTTCTCACCGATATCGGGAAGCGCTTGCTCGTCATCTTCAGAGAGATCTTGCACAGCTACAATAGGATAGAGCAGGAGGTGGAGGCCGAGAAAGGGTTCGAAGTCGGCACGATCCGCGTCGGTTCGTTTCCCATTGTGTCCACGCTCTTCTTGCCGAAAATCGTAAGGGTGATCGAGGAGAAACATCCGGGGCTGACTATCGAAGTATCCGAGGGAACCGTCGATGAGATTAAAGAATGGCTAGCGTCCAGAATCATCGATATCGGTTGGATCATCCCGCCGAACGG from the Cohnella hashimotonis genome contains:
- a CDS encoding LysR family transcriptional regulator, translating into MTNSQIMAFVKIAEIGNFTKAGELLNMTQPAVSRAISTLESELGVILVIRDRRNGILLTDIGKRLLVIFREILHSYNRIEQEVEAEKGFEVGTIRVGSFPIVSTLFLPKIVRVIEEKHPGLTIEVSEGTVDEIKEWLASRIIDIGWIIPPNGELEGIPFFKDELCLLLRDDHPLHSRPVIHLTDLDNEPMIVCKGGFVTPIYALFQQFGIVLRAKYEGHNLHTALSMIQEGLGVSIVSKALLSWSALPPRVRIREIDPQPSRQIHLAVPSLREASHGVRLFLQTAKQLYLSDDRNR